One window of Cydia strobilella chromosome 10, ilCydStro3.1, whole genome shotgun sequence genomic DNA carries:
- the LOC134744636 gene encoding dnaJ homolog subfamily C member 25 homolog translates to MTKYLHYLFYIFLSWHVATVSSADHLLEGIYCGKENCYEVLGVNRDVTKNEIGKAYRQLARKYHPDLHRDLEAKKVAEEKFKQIATAYEILRDEEERADYDYMLDNPQEYYAHYYRYYRRRMAPKVDVRIVIAVTISIISIIQYYSAWSKYDTAIKYFMTVPKYRNKALEIAKAETKELNSKSKGNRKSKTEQKEEQDRIIRRVIEENMDIKGAYAKPEITDILWVQLIILPYTISYYIYWYMRWFWKFTILRQPYEEQEKLYLIRKYMKLGQHQFDSLEDSEKQEFLDEELWIKDNYVAWKSVKDEEAKKALADNNKYKQYRRYIKSHGVGRMTFDDS, encoded by the coding sequence ATGACGAAGTACTtacattatttgttttacatcTTTCTGTCATGGCACGTCGCCACGGTCTCGTCCGCCGATCACTTGCTAGAAGGTATTTATTGTGGAAAAGAAAACTGTTACGAAGTGTTAGGGGTCAACAGAGACGTGACAAAAAATGAAATCGGAAAGGCATACCGCCAGCTGGCGAGGAAATACCACCCGGACTTGCACAGAGATCTGGAGGCTAAGAAAGTTGCTGAAGAGAAGTTCAAGCAAATCGCCACCGCATACGAAATACTTCGAGATGAAGAAGAAAGGGCAGACTACGATTACATGCTTGACAACCCTCAGGAGTACTACGCACATTACTACAGGTACTACCGGCGGCGCATGGCACCTAAAGTGGATGTTCGAATCGTGATTGCTGTCACTATCTCAATTATATCAATAATCCAGTACTACAGCGCCTGGTCCAAGTACGACACGGCTATTAAGTACTTTATGACTGTGCCAAAGTATAGAAACAAAGCTCTAGAAATTGCGAAAGCTGAAACTAAGGAACTAAACTCAAAGAGTAAAGGGAATAGAAAAAGCAAGACAGAGCAAAAGGAAGAGCAAGATAGAATCATACGCAGAGTTATTGAAGAGAACATGGACATAAAAGGAGCCTATGCGAAGCCAGAAATCACAGACATTCTCTGGGTGCAGCTAATAATACTACCTTATACTAtttcttattatatttattggtaCATGAGGTGGTTTTGGAAGTTTACGATTTTAAGGCAGCCATATGAAGAGCAGGAGAAATTATATCTAATTAGAAAGTACATGAAGCTAGGTCAGCACCAGTTTGACTCATTAGAAGATAGCGAGAAGCAAGAGTTCCTTGATGAAGAGTTGTGGATTAAAGATAACTATGTAGCTTGGAAGTCAGTTAAAGATGAAGAAGCTAAGAAGGCTTTAGCCGATAATAACAAATACAAACAGTATCGGAGGTACATCAAGTCACATGGGGTGGGCCGGATGACATTTGATGACTCTTGA